One Helianthus annuus cultivar XRQ/B chromosome 12, HanXRQr2.0-SUNRISE, whole genome shotgun sequence genomic region harbors:
- the LOC110894149 gene encoding glutamate receptor 2.7-like, with protein sequence MSPTLTIFVMVMSLLCALNNGNPNIEVGIGVILDMDTSPGKMSKTCISMAISDFYKKHDNYTTVIRPYYRDSKHNNVQAASAALDLMKNVQVTAVIGPMTSSQADFVIDLGNKEKVPVISPAASPSLSPNNNVYFIRSAHNSTLQLKPITELIKHFSWSEVVFMYEDGEYGRGLVPYLSDAMMNIGTKVTYQTVIYPSASDDWILAELYKLKTMQTRVFVVHALPDLASRLFKKVNEVGMMDEGYVWFITEGLTSQLHNLDHKEDLMQGVIGVKSFIRNSGKLFDFKKRWKREFRSLYPDDDETQLDTSGIRLYDTVFGLAMALEKTQKEKGDSAMDSEGTRALKGGSMLLQSIRNFRFDGLSGDFNICHGQLQSSAYEIVNIIGTGEKTIGFWSPKNGILKMLDNETKGIKPVMWPGDSPVIPKGWEIPVSNKNMLRVGVRIGGFDQFIDADIDPETHQVTMTGFCVDVFKAVVDALPYALKFEFVRFVSSDDKRPAGTFDDLVFNLSIGGYDAVVGDITILAYRSDRVAFTLPYTEAGVSLVVPIKDERKSAWIFLKPLEKELWITTGAFFIYTGLVVWVIEHRVNKEFRGAPHKQVGMLLYNSFSTLVYSHRARLISNLSRFVMIVWVFVVLVLTSSYTASLTSMLTVQKLRPMYTDINEIKRNGESIGYQDGSFVRDMLIRMGFNDTQLKGYNTFE encoded by the exons ATGTCTCCAACCCTTACAATCTTTGTTATGGTGATGAGCTTGTTATGTGCACTAAATAATGGCAACCCAAACATAGAAGTAGGAATCGGAGTGATTCTAGATATGGATACCAGCCCTGGTAAGATGAGCAAAACTTGCATATCAATGGCCATAAGCGATTTCTATAAAAAACACGACAACTACACCACGGTCATCCGCCCATACTATCGCGATTCGAAACACAACAACGTTCAAGCAGCATCTGCAGCACTCGACCTCATGAAAAACGTTCAAGTCACGGCAGTTATTGGACCCATGACATCCTCACAAGCAGACTTTGTTATAGATCTTGGTAACAAAGAAAAGGTTCCAGTCATTTCACCAGCAGCAAGCCCATCACTCTCACCAAACAACAACGTTTACTTCATCCGGTCTGCACACAATTCGACATTACAGCTAAAACCGATTACAGAACTGATCAAACACTTTAGTTGGAGTGAG GTTGTGTTTATGTATGAAGATGGTGAGTATGGGAGAGGTCTTGTTCCTTATTTATCTGATGCCATGATGAACATTGGTACCAAAGTCACATACCAAACCGTTATATATCCTTCGGCTTCAGATGATTGGATACTCGCGGAGCTTTACAAGCTCAAGACGATGCAGACTCGGGTGTTCGTGGTGCACGCGTTACCTGATTTGGCTTCGCGGTTATTCAAGAAAGTGAATGAAGTTGGAATGATGGATGAAGGGTATGTTTGGTTTATAACTGAAGGGCTCACTAGTCAATTGCATAATTTGGATCATAAAGAGGACTTGATGCAAGGTGTGATAGGTGTTAAGTCGTTTATCCGGAATTCAGGTAAGTTATTTGATTTTAAGAAAAGATGGAAACGGGAATTCCGGAGTCTGTATCCGGATGATGACGAGACACAACTTGACACGTCTGGAATAAGGTTGTATGATACCGTTTTCGGTCTAGCGATGGCACTAGAGAAGACCCAGAAAGAAAAAGGTGACTCAGCGATGGATTCTGAAGGTACTAGAGCCTTAAAAGGGGGATCCATGCTTCTTCAATCAATCCGAAACTTTAGATTTGACGGGCTTAGCGGCGACTTCAACATATGTCACGGGCAATTACAATCGTCGGCTTATGAAATAGTGAACATAATCGGTACTGGGGAGAAAACAATCGGGTTTTGGAGTCCTAAAAATGGTATCTTAAAGATGTTGGACAATGAAACAAAGGGTATTAAGCCAGTTATGTGGCCAGGTGACAGTCCTGTTATCCCCAAAGGCTGGGAGATCCCGGTCAGCAACAAGAATATGTTAAGAGTTGGGGTTCGAATCGGGGGTTTTGATCAGTTTATCGATGCAGACATCGACCCAGAAACCCATCAGGTTACCATGACCGGCTTCTGTGTCGATGTTTTTAAGGCGGTCGTTGATGCGTTGCCATATGCTCTTAAATTTGAATTTGTACGTTTTGTTAGTTCTGATGACAAGAGACCTGCAGGAACCTTTGATGATCTGGTTTTCAATCTCTCTATTGGG GGATACGATGCGGTTGTTGGAGACATTACGATACTTGCATACCGTTCAGATAGAGTGGCTTTCACATTGCCATACACGGAGGCCGGTGTTTCATTGGTTGTTCCAATCAAAGATGAGAGAAAGAGTGCATGGATCTTCTTAAAACCCTTAGAGAAAGAGCTTTGGATAACAACCGGTGCATTTTTCATATACACCGGACTCGTGGTATGGGTTATTGAGCATCGCGTAAATAAAGAGTTCCGAGGCGCTCCTCATAAACAAGTGGGAATGCTCTTGTATAATTCCTTCTCCACACTTGTTTATTCACACA GGGCGAGGTTGATCAGCAACTTATCAAGATTTGTGATGATCGTGTGGGTGTTTGTGGTGTTGGTGCTGACCTCGAGCTACACCGCGAGCTTGACATCAATGTTAACGGTACAAAAGCTTCGGCCTATGTACACTGACATCAATGAGATCAAGAGAAATGGAGAATCAATAGGATACCAAGATGGTTCTTTTGTCAGGGATATGTTAATACGTATGGGTTTTAATGACACTCAGTTGAAAGGCTACAACACGTTTGAGTAG